A single genomic interval of Gossypium raimondii isolate GPD5lz chromosome 11, ASM2569854v1, whole genome shotgun sequence harbors:
- the LOC105804350 gene encoding protein NUCLEAR FUSION DEFECTIVE 4 isoform X2, which translates to MGKAFGWCSGVSLMCLPLWVVLFMAAFLGVFGYGVQWLVIKQVITLPYFLVFVLCLVAGCSICWFNTVCFVLCIRNFPTNRALALSLTISFNGVSAALYTLIANAINPDDETLYLFLNALVPLLASSLALVPILRQPPLQLLSTDTTSWDSFVFFVLNVLAVFTGLYLLLLNSLSSKASRARILLGGALILLLLPLCLPGIVCGRSWARRTVHTPAFCLEGPTFSSLDPDDFDQLHKELIGNDRNNNSSSVNPFSETNKEGLFGMIMEKGRLTVLGEEHPARLLVRRLDFWLYYVAYFCGGTIGLVYSNNLGQIAQSLGYYSQISAIVTLYSSFSFFGRLLSAAPEFMRDKLYFARTGWLAIAVVPTPIAFFLLAASGGEAALLASTAMIGLSSGFIFAAAVSITSELFGPNSVSVNHNILITNIPIGSFLYGLLAALVYDSNVKSSNQENLLEEAMVCMGRDCYQQTFIWWGCISLLGLISSLLLFFRTRLAYYGYQRNRSRTQVS; encoded by the exons ATGGGGAAAGCTTTTGGTTGGTGTTCTGGTGTGTCTCTAATGTGTTTGCCATTGTGGGTTGTCCTCTTCATGGCTGCTTTCTTGGGTGTTTTTGGTTATGGAGTTCAATGGCTTGTCATTAAACAAGTCATTACCTTGCCTTATTTCCTG GTATTTGTTCTGTGTTTGGTAGCTGGTTGCAGCATCTGTTGGTTTAACACAGTATGCTTTGTGTTATGCATCCGAAATTTCCCAACCAACAGGGCACTTGCTTTGTCCCTCACCATCAGTTTCAATGGTGTAAGTGCTGCTCTTTACACTCTGATTGCCAATGCAATAAACCCCGATGATGAAACCCTCTATCTCTTCTTAAACGCACTTGTACCTCTTCTTGCTTCCAGCTTAGCTCTCGTCCCCATCCTCCGTCAACCACCTTTGCAACTTCTGTCCACGGACACTACTAGTTGGGAttcctttgttttctttgtCCTTAATGTTTTAGCTGTTTTCACCGGTCTATATCTTCTCCTTTTGAATTCACTTTCATCTAAGGCATCGAGGGCACGCATTCTCCTAGGGGGTGCCTTAATCCTTTTGCTCCTACCTTTGTGTTTACCAGGCATTGTATGTGGTAGGAGCTGGGCTCGTCGTACTGTCCATACCCCCGCCTTTTGTCTTGAAGGGCCCACCTTCAGCTCGTTAGATCCTGATGACTTTGATCAGCTCCATAAGGAATTGATTGGAAATGACAGAAATAATAATAGCTCGAGTGTCAATCCGTTTTCTGAAACAAACAAAGAAGGGTTGTTCGGGATGATAATGGAGAAAGGCAGGCTAACAGTGCTAGGTGAGGAACACCCTGCTAGATTGCTAGTCCGCCGATTGGATTTCTGGCTATATTATGTGGCCTATTTCTGTGGAGGGACAATAGGGCTGGTCTATAGCAATAATCTAGGCCAGATCGCCCAATCACTCGGATACTACTCCCAGATTAGTGCCATCGTGACTCTGTACTCCTCTTTCTCATTCTTCGGTCGTTTGCTATCAGCTGCCCCGGAATTCATGCGTGA CAAGTTGTATTTTGCACGAACAGGGTGGCTAGCAATAGCAGTGGTGCCAACACCAATAGCCTTCTTTTTACTTGCTGCATCAGGCGGTGAGGCGGCATTGCTGGCTAGCACAGCCATGATCGGATTAAGCTCCGGGTTCATATTTGCAGCGGCCGTTTCCATCACATCAGAGCTATTTGGTCCTAATAGTGTGAGTGTCAACCACAACATCCTCATCACCAACATCCCCATCGGGTCGTTCCTGTACGGTCTCCTTGCAGCATTAGTGTATGATTCTAATGTGAAAAGTTCAAACCAGGAGAACTTGTTGGAGGAAGCAATGGTGTGCATGGGCAGGGACTGCTATCAGCAGACATTCATCTGGTGGGGCTGCATTTCCCTCTTAGGCCTAATCTCCAGTTTGCTGCTGTTCTTTAGGACCCGACTTGCTTATTATGGCTACCAAAGGAACAGGAGTCGAACACAGGTTTCGTAG
- the LOC105804350 gene encoding protein NUCLEAR FUSION DEFECTIVE 4 isoform X1, with product MVGQSRKWMILIATTWIQAFTGTNFDFSSYSSTLKSVLGISQLQLNYLSVASDMGKAFGWCSGVSLMCLPLWVVLFMAAFLGVFGYGVQWLVIKQVITLPYFLVFVLCLVAGCSICWFNTVCFVLCIRNFPTNRALALSLTISFNGVSAALYTLIANAINPDDETLYLFLNALVPLLASSLALVPILRQPPLQLLSTDTTSWDSFVFFVLNVLAVFTGLYLLLLNSLSSKASRARILLGGALILLLLPLCLPGIVCGRSWARRTVHTPAFCLEGPTFSSLDPDDFDQLHKELIGNDRNNNSSSVNPFSETNKEGLFGMIMEKGRLTVLGEEHPARLLVRRLDFWLYYVAYFCGGTIGLVYSNNLGQIAQSLGYYSQISAIVTLYSSFSFFGRLLSAAPEFMRDKLYFARTGWLAIAVVPTPIAFFLLAASGGEAALLASTAMIGLSSGFIFAAAVSITSELFGPNSVSVNHNILITNIPIGSFLYGLLAALVYDSNVKSSNQENLLEEAMVCMGRDCYQQTFIWWGCISLLGLISSLLLFFRTRLAYYGYQRNRSRTQVS from the exons ATGGTTGGGCAATCAAGAAAATGGATGATACTGATTGCAACCACATGGATACAGGCTTTTACAGGGACCAACTTCGACTTCTCCTCCTACTCTTCCACACTGAAATCAGTTCTTGGGATATCCCAGCTTCAGTTGAATTATTTGTCTGTTGCTTCAGATATGGGGAAAGCTTTTGGTTGGTGTTCTGGTGTGTCTCTAATGTGTTTGCCATTGTGGGTTGTCCTCTTCATGGCTGCTTTCTTGGGTGTTTTTGGTTATGGAGTTCAATGGCTTGTCATTAAACAAGTCATTACCTTGCCTTATTTCCTG GTATTTGTTCTGTGTTTGGTAGCTGGTTGCAGCATCTGTTGGTTTAACACAGTATGCTTTGTGTTATGCATCCGAAATTTCCCAACCAACAGGGCACTTGCTTTGTCCCTCACCATCAGTTTCAATGGTGTAAGTGCTGCTCTTTACACTCTGATTGCCAATGCAATAAACCCCGATGATGAAACCCTCTATCTCTTCTTAAACGCACTTGTACCTCTTCTTGCTTCCAGCTTAGCTCTCGTCCCCATCCTCCGTCAACCACCTTTGCAACTTCTGTCCACGGACACTACTAGTTGGGAttcctttgttttctttgtCCTTAATGTTTTAGCTGTTTTCACCGGTCTATATCTTCTCCTTTTGAATTCACTTTCATCTAAGGCATCGAGGGCACGCATTCTCCTAGGGGGTGCCTTAATCCTTTTGCTCCTACCTTTGTGTTTACCAGGCATTGTATGTGGTAGGAGCTGGGCTCGTCGTACTGTCCATACCCCCGCCTTTTGTCTTGAAGGGCCCACCTTCAGCTCGTTAGATCCTGATGACTTTGATCAGCTCCATAAGGAATTGATTGGAAATGACAGAAATAATAATAGCTCGAGTGTCAATCCGTTTTCTGAAACAAACAAAGAAGGGTTGTTCGGGATGATAATGGAGAAAGGCAGGCTAACAGTGCTAGGTGAGGAACACCCTGCTAGATTGCTAGTCCGCCGATTGGATTTCTGGCTATATTATGTGGCCTATTTCTGTGGAGGGACAATAGGGCTGGTCTATAGCAATAATCTAGGCCAGATCGCCCAATCACTCGGATACTACTCCCAGATTAGTGCCATCGTGACTCTGTACTCCTCTTTCTCATTCTTCGGTCGTTTGCTATCAGCTGCCCCGGAATTCATGCGTGA CAAGTTGTATTTTGCACGAACAGGGTGGCTAGCAATAGCAGTGGTGCCAACACCAATAGCCTTCTTTTTACTTGCTGCATCAGGCGGTGAGGCGGCATTGCTGGCTAGCACAGCCATGATCGGATTAAGCTCCGGGTTCATATTTGCAGCGGCCGTTTCCATCACATCAGAGCTATTTGGTCCTAATAGTGTGAGTGTCAACCACAACATCCTCATCACCAACATCCCCATCGGGTCGTTCCTGTACGGTCTCCTTGCAGCATTAGTGTATGATTCTAATGTGAAAAGTTCAAACCAGGAGAACTTGTTGGAGGAAGCAATGGTGTGCATGGGCAGGGACTGCTATCAGCAGACATTCATCTGGTGGGGCTGCATTTCCCTCTTAGGCCTAATCTCCAGTTTGCTGCTGTTCTTTAGGACCCGACTTGCTTATTATGGCTACCAAAGGAACAGGAGTCGAACACAGGTTTCGTAG
- the LOC105804350 gene encoding protein NUCLEAR FUSION DEFECTIVE 4 isoform X3: MVGQSRKWMILIATTWIQAFTGTNFDFSSYSSTLKSVLGISQLQLNYLSVASDMGKAFGWCSGVSLMCLPLWVVLFMAAFLGVFGYGVQWLVIKQVITLPYFLVFVLCLVAGCSICWFNTVCFVLCIRNFPTNRALALSLTISFNGVSAALYTLIANAINPDDETLYLFLNALVPLLASSLALVPILRQPPLQLLSTDTTSWDSFVFFVLNVLAVFTGLYLLLLNSLSSKASRARILLGGALILLLLPLCLPGIVCGRSWARRTVHTPAFCLEGPTFSSLDPDDFDQLHKELIGNDRNNNSSSVNPFSETNKEGLFGMIMEKGRLTVLGEEHPARLLVRRLDFWLYYVAYFCGGTIGLVYSNNLGQIAQSLGYYSQISAIVTLYSSFSFFGRLLSAAPEFMPSCILHEQGG; encoded by the exons ATGGTTGGGCAATCAAGAAAATGGATGATACTGATTGCAACCACATGGATACAGGCTTTTACAGGGACCAACTTCGACTTCTCCTCCTACTCTTCCACACTGAAATCAGTTCTTGGGATATCCCAGCTTCAGTTGAATTATTTGTCTGTTGCTTCAGATATGGGGAAAGCTTTTGGTTGGTGTTCTGGTGTGTCTCTAATGTGTTTGCCATTGTGGGTTGTCCTCTTCATGGCTGCTTTCTTGGGTGTTTTTGGTTATGGAGTTCAATGGCTTGTCATTAAACAAGTCATTACCTTGCCTTATTTCCTG GTATTTGTTCTGTGTTTGGTAGCTGGTTGCAGCATCTGTTGGTTTAACACAGTATGCTTTGTGTTATGCATCCGAAATTTCCCAACCAACAGGGCACTTGCTTTGTCCCTCACCATCAGTTTCAATGGTGTAAGTGCTGCTCTTTACACTCTGATTGCCAATGCAATAAACCCCGATGATGAAACCCTCTATCTCTTCTTAAACGCACTTGTACCTCTTCTTGCTTCCAGCTTAGCTCTCGTCCCCATCCTCCGTCAACCACCTTTGCAACTTCTGTCCACGGACACTACTAGTTGGGAttcctttgttttctttgtCCTTAATGTTTTAGCTGTTTTCACCGGTCTATATCTTCTCCTTTTGAATTCACTTTCATCTAAGGCATCGAGGGCACGCATTCTCCTAGGGGGTGCCTTAATCCTTTTGCTCCTACCTTTGTGTTTACCAGGCATTGTATGTGGTAGGAGCTGGGCTCGTCGTACTGTCCATACCCCCGCCTTTTGTCTTGAAGGGCCCACCTTCAGCTCGTTAGATCCTGATGACTTTGATCAGCTCCATAAGGAATTGATTGGAAATGACAGAAATAATAATAGCTCGAGTGTCAATCCGTTTTCTGAAACAAACAAAGAAGGGTTGTTCGGGATGATAATGGAGAAAGGCAGGCTAACAGTGCTAGGTGAGGAACACCCTGCTAGATTGCTAGTCCGCCGATTGGATTTCTGGCTATATTATGTGGCCTATTTCTGTGGAGGGACAATAGGGCTGGTCTATAGCAATAATCTAGGCCAGATCGCCCAATCACTCGGATACTACTCCCAGATTAGTGCCATCGTGACTCTGTACTCCTCTTTCTCATTCTTCGGTCGTTTGCTATCAGCTGCCCCGGAATTCATGC CAAGTTGTATTTTGCACGAACAGGGTGGCTAG